The Methanocella arvoryzae MRE50 DNA window GCTACACGATCCAGCGGCTTGAGCTGCTGAGCCTGTCGATCAAAAGCTTATTTGAGAACGACAAGAGCAAGCAGACAGGGCTCGCGGATTTCATGTAAAATGGAAAAGGGAAAAATCCCCAGACAGGGCTCTCATTTTAGAACAGCGACAGCAGAATCCCCGGCGCGAACATGGCGACGAGGCCCAGCAGTATCATAGGTATGCCGACGATTACCCAGACCATGGGGCTGGACCGGAAGACTTTGGCGCCGTCCAGGGGGCCGAAGGGGATCATGTTGAAGGCGGCCAGGATGAGGTTGATGATGATACCGTATACTGCGGCGGTGAGGATCAGCCCTGACAGGACGCCCATCTGAATGAGGACGAAGAACAGCGCTGCGAGAACCAGGTTGGTCACCGGCCCGGCGATCGAGATCTTCAGCTCCTTATCGTCCTTCCGGCGGCTGGTCAGGTTATCCCAGTACTCGTCGTCATCTGGGTTGCCCGCTATCTCCGGGCTGCCATCGTACCCGTACAGTGGTCTGGAGATGTACACCGCGCCAGGGGCCGCGAACAGAAAGCCTAACAGCGCGCTTCCGATGGTGAGGAGCAGGCCGTTCTGGCTGGTCTTGAACTCAGCGTAGTAACCGTACCTCATGGCGGTAAACTTGTGGGCAAGCTCGTGGAGCAGGAATCCGCTGCCGACGCCCACCGCAGCGACGAAAAACACTTCTGCTGTCAGGTTGCCGAAGTTAGGGCTGAACAGCCTTACCCCTGCGAACATGAAGCTGAACGCCAAGGTCAGCACGACGAACGCGATCAGCAGTTCGATGAGCTCTGAGGTCCCGATTCTGGAGTTCATGTCCCATAATAATTGTTGTGACTATATCAATTTGTTGATATGGCTTGCCGGTTGCCCGTATATCGGTCCATGTGCCGTATTGGAAAGTACGGTTTATTTCAGCCGGTTACACGTAAATCGCTTTCAGTGCCACTTTAAGCCATTAAAGGGCAAAATTTATAATTTATCACCGAAAATACGCATATTTAATGTTCGAACACCATGCGACCAGGGTCAGCGTCAGAGACCGGGAAAACCGGGTCAAAGTCGTAGCTTTCGGCTCATATCACTCTGGCAAGACCTCGCTGATCCGTTCGATCGACCCCCTTACCCGTACGACCGAGGCATACAATCCAGAAGGCGGGACTACCGTCGCTCTGGACTTCGGCATCCGGGAACACCGGGGCTATAAAATATTCATCTACGGCACCCCTGGCCAGGATCGTTTCGGGGTGGCCAGGGCTGTGGTATCTTTCGGCCTGCACGCCGGCATCGTGGTGGTGGACTCTGTCCGGGGCATGACCTCTTTTGAGAAGAAGATCCTCGCCGAGCTGACAGAGCACAACGTACCGTGCGTGGTACTGGCCTCGAAGATAGACCTTCCCGGCGCCTCCGTCGACCGGGTCAGGCGGGACTCGGGCAACGCCTGCGTCCTTCCATTTTCCGCCGCCACGGGCCAGGGCGTCGACGAGCTCCTCGACCGGCTGGCCGACATTGCGAGCACAATGGCATAACCTCACATTTTCTGGTGCAGGTGCTATTGAGCCATATTCTAAAAGTTCCACGACGTTCTCTTTTTTAACAATTTACATCAGTTCGTCGAACACTCTCCCCACGTCTCCTGTGAGCTCGACATACTTCAGCTCCGGCTTCGATGAGCGGAGGATGTGCAGTTCGGGCACTCCCAGCTCTATCATCCGGGCGTTTCCGGCGCCGGCCGAGATGGCCAGAGGGGTTTCGCCGTCGGCGTAGACTACCCGGGTGCCGGTGGCCTCCAGCAGGTCCTCTACATAGTCCCAGGTGCTGTACTTCGTCTCCTCGGGCACCGCCATTTCGGGCAGCTTCAGCGCCGCTGGCGGGCTGATCTGTACCGCCCCCCGGGCGTCGACGGTCACCTGGGTGGCGATTCCCCTGTAGCGGCCGTATGCGGATGCGTCGATGAATCCCAGAAGAGCTTCTGTCAGTGCGCTGTCCTGGTCCCGGCAACTGGAGACGCAGCCGGATCCGGGTACGGCGCCTTCCAGCTCCAGCGCAGCCTTACCGTTAGCCTGGAATTCAATCCGCATGGAAGGCACCCGGAGGAGCCTCGCCCAGCCCTGGAGGTAGCCGTCGCCCGTCGTATGCAATAAAAGATCGAACCGCCTGAGGACGCCGGCACCTATCCGGCAGGGCGCCTCGAAGAAGTCGTAGTACGCTCCGGCCACGTCTTTCCGGTTGCCCCGGCCGCTCCTGAACTGGAGGGGCGATCTCCCTTCCACGCCTGTGTCGGCCACGAACACGTTAAGCTTGTACAGGCTGAGCAGCCCGAGCAGGTAGAACACGCTGGCGGTATCCCCGGCTACGAGGATGTTCGGCCAGTCGTTGTCGTCTGTTGAGTTGAGAGGTATGAACATGTTTACATATTATTGAAAATAAGTAGATGAGCATTTAGATTCACCGTAGTGAAAGTAATCTGCCGGGCGTCCGATGTATTGTTGGTGTAAAGTTATTCCGCGAAGTCCTCTAAGTTCCCCGCGGCCTCGATATCCTTCCGGTCTATCGAGACTTTCTCCATGATCTCGCGCTCGATGAAGATGCTGGCGTTGGTCCGGACTGCCAGGGCTATGCAGTCGCTGGGGCGGGCGTCGATCTCCACCTGCCTGTCCCCGTCCTGGAGCATCAGCCTCGCGTAGAAGACCTGCTCGTCGAGGTCGTCGATGATGATGCGGTCGATGCCGATGCTGAAGTTGTCCATGATCGTCTTGAGCAGGTCGTGGGTCATCGGCCTTGGAGTTGTTTCCCTGCGGAGCGCCACGTCTATGGAGATCGCTTCCGCGGGCCCGATGTAAATCGGCACCATCATGTCCTCGTTGTCCGAGAGAAAGACGACAGCCTGAGGCCCTGTGATCGTGCTCACAAAGTAGACCCCCTTCACGCTCACCGGCACGTAATCGCTCATAAGCTCACATCGGCTTTCGAGTATATAACTTTAGGCTATATTTATTTGGTTTTAATCGCCTG harbors:
- a CDS encoding site-2 protease family protein, with protein sequence MNSRIGTSELIELLIAFVVLTLAFSFMFAGVRLFSPNFGNLTAEVFFVAAVGVGSGFLLHELAHKFTAMRYGYYAEFKTSQNGLLLTIGSALLGFLFAAPGAVYISRPLYGYDGSPEIAGNPDDDEYWDNLTSRRKDDKELKISIAGPVTNLVLAALFFVLIQMGVLSGLILTAAVYGIIINLILAAFNMIPFGPLDGAKVFRSSPMVWVIVGIPMILLGLVAMFAPGILLSLF
- a CDS encoding GTP-binding protein, which produces MFEHHATRVSVRDRENRVKVVAFGSYHSGKTSLIRSIDPLTRTTEAYNPEGGTTVALDFGIREHRGYKIFIYGTPGQDRFGVARAVVSFGLHAGIVVVDSVRGMTSFEKKILAELTEHNVPCVVLASKIDLPGASVDRVRRDSGNACVLPFSAATGQGVDELLDRLADIASTMA
- a CDS encoding bifunctional nuclease family protein translates to MSDYVPVSVKGVYFVSTITGPQAVVFLSDNEDMMVPIYIGPAEAISIDVALRRETTPRPMTHDLLKTIMDNFSIGIDRIIIDDLDEQVFYARLMLQDGDRQVEIDARPSDCIALAVRTNASIFIEREIMEKVSIDRKDIEAAGNLEDFAE